One Dioscorea cayenensis subsp. rotundata cultivar TDr96_F1 chromosome 15, TDr96_F1_v2_PseudoChromosome.rev07_lg8_w22 25.fasta, whole genome shotgun sequence genomic region harbors:
- the LOC120277705 gene encoding uncharacterized protein LOC120277705, with protein sequence MPEKKSESVDQKHDQDNQEHNKSEAQIEASLPQDRFTRIPFPQRLRKNKLDQQFAKFLDVFKKLHINIPFAEALEQMPAKFLDVFKKLHINIPFVKALEQMPSYVKFMKEILSNKRKIKDYERVTLTEECSTILQKKLPPKLKDSGSFTIPCSIGNVVFERALCDLGASINLMPLSIFKKLN encoded by the coding sequence ATGCCAGAGAAAAAGTCTGAGTCTGTAGATCAAAAGCATGATCAAGATAACCAAGAACACAACAAGTCTGAAGCTCAGATTGAAGCATCATTACCACAAGATAGATTTACCAGAATCCCTTTTCCTCAACGTTTGAGAAAGAATAAGCTTGACCAACAGTTTGCTAAATTCTTGGATGTATTCAAGAAGCTTCACATTAATATCCCATTTGCTGAAGCTCTTGAACAAATGCCTGCTAAATTCTTGGATGTATTCAAGAAGCTTCACATTAATATCCCATTTGTTAAAGCTCTTGAACAAATGCCGAGCTATGTGAAGTTTATGAAAGAAATTCTTTCAAACAAAAGGAAGATTAAGGATTATGAGAGGGTCACACTTACTGAAGAGTGTAGTACAATCTTACAAAAGAAGTTGCCACCCAAACTCAAGGATTCGGGTAGTTTCACCATCCCATGCTCGATTGGGAATGTGGTGTTTGAGAGGGCATTATGTGATTTGGGAGCAAGTATCAATTTAATGCCCTTATCAATCTTCAAGAAGCTTAACTAG